From the genome of Tissierellales bacterium:
AACAGGTCTTCTAACTCCTTAATTGTAGATAGTAAAGGATGTCTATGGCCTATATTTTGACTTTTGCTTGATATAGTAATATCTATTTTTTCCTCTTTTAATTTTCTTTCCTTTAATTTAGTCTGCATTTGCTCTTTTGTAGAATTTATTTCTTCCTCTATTTCACTTCTAATATTATTTGCTAATTTTCCCATAACAGGTCTTTCTTCAGGGGATAATTTTCCCATATCCCTTAAAACCTTAGTGAGTTCTCCTTTTTTTCCTAAAAACTTTATTCTCAAATCATCTAGCTCTTTAAGATTGGAGATATCATCCATATACTTTAAGGCTAAAGAACGAATTTGCTCTAACTTTTCCTTCATAATATTCCCTCCGCAAATGTTAAAAATATTGTATATAAATTATTCTTTTATATGTATAAATACGATTATAACATCATTATTTCTGAACCTCAAGGGGTATTAATGCCGTGATTTCATTGCTTCATACATTATTATAGAGGCTGCTATTCCAGCATTCAATGACTCTG
Proteins encoded in this window:
- the pheS gene encoding phenylalanine--tRNA ligase subunit alpha (catalyzes a two-step reaction, first charging a phenylalanine molecule by linking its carboxyl group to the alpha-phosphate of ATP, followed by transfer of the aminoacyl-adenylate to its tRNA; forms a heterotetramer of alpha(2)beta(2); binds two magnesium ions per tetramer; type 1 subfamily); this encodes MKEKLEQIRSLALKYMDDISNLKELDDLRIKFLGKKGELTKVLRDMGKLSPEERPVMGKLANNIRSEIEEEINSTKEQMQTKLKERKLKEEKIDITISSKSQNIGHRHPLLSTIKELEDL